Proteins encoded by one window of Epinephelus moara isolate mb chromosome 18, YSFRI_EMoa_1.0, whole genome shotgun sequence:
- the ube2z gene encoding ubiquitin-conjugating enzyme E2 Z: protein MADSFGEQSSGGALGLGVTGQGSGASLLPTLANSLPVGHSTASGAQSSSNPASPPPAAAAQIGLTALVAPMSAVTATPAGFGNTFTPGSSPPVVAVSPTVHASSPLPVGLGVGGVAGAGLLSQIHATSWDPTLSTDWDNEKASQQCILRIKRDIMSIYKEPPPGMFVVPDPQDMTKIHALITGPFDTPYEGGFFLFLFRCPPDYPIHPPRVKLITTGHNTVRFNPNFYRNGKVCLSILGTWTGPAWSPAQSISSVLISIQSLMTENPYHNEPGFEQERHPGDSKNYNECIRHETMRVAVCDMLEGKVPCPEALWSVMEKSFLEYYDFYEGVCKERLHLQGQNMQDPFGEKRGRFDYQGLLARLNATHRRIREKNLAEDDHNDDDSDSDTSSSGTDPDSQGSSQP from the exons ATGGCGGACAGCTTTGGAGAGCAGTCCAGCGGCGGTGCCCTTGGCTTAGGCGTTACCGGACAGGGCAGCGGGGCTTCGCTTCTGCCGACTTTGGCTAACTCTCTGCCGGTGGGACACTCAACAGCCAGCGGTGCTCAGTCCAGCTCTAACCCGGCCTCCCCTCCTCCCGCCGCGGCCGCGCAGATTGGCCTAACCGCTCTGGTGGCCCCTATGTCCGCTGTCACTGCTACCCCGGCCGGTTTTGGGAACACATTCACCCCCGGCTCCTCGCCACCAGTAGTGGCCGTGTCTCCGACCGTACACGCCTCCTCGCCTCTCCCCGTTGGGCTCGGGGTCGGCGGGGTGGCAGGAGCGGGCCTTCTGTCTCAAATCCACGCTACTTCTTGGGACCCGACTCTCAGTACGGACTGGGACAACGAGAAGGCTTCCCAGCAGTGCATCTTGAGGATAAAgag ggatatCATGTCCATATACAAGGAGCCTCCACCAGGGATGTTTGTTGTCCCTGATCCTCAAGACATGACGAAG ATCCATGCCCTGATCACAGGGCCGTTCGACACACCGTACGAGGGtggcttcttcctcttcctgttccgCTGCCCCCCCGACTACCCCATTCACCCACCCCGAGTCAAGCTCATCACCACTGGACACAACACTGTTCGCTTCAACCCCAACTTTTACCGCAACGGCAAGGTCTGCCTCAGTATCCTGGG gacaTGGACAGGCCCAGCATGGAGCCCAGCCCAGAGTATCTCGTCTGTCCTCATCTCCATCCAGTCTCTGATGACGGAGAACCCCTATCACAATGAACCTGGCTTTGAAcag gAGCGCCACCCAGGCGACAGTAAGAACTACAACGAGTGTATTCGACATGAAACCATGAGAGTGGCTGTGTGTGACATGCTGGAGGGCAAAGTCCCCTGTCCTGAAGCACTATG GAGTGTGATGGAAAAGTCCTTCCTAGAATATTACGATTTCTACGAGGGTGTCTGCAAAGAGAGACTGCATCTACAGGGACAGAACATGCAG GACCCATTTGGCGAGAAACGTGGTCGCTTCGACTACCAGGGCCTGCTGGCTCGCCTCAACGCCACCCACAGGCGAATACGTGAGAAAAACTTGGCAGAGGACGACCACAACGATGACGATTCAGACTCAGACACCAGCTCCTCTGGGACAGACCCTGACAGCCAGGGCAGCTCCCAGCCCTGA